In Oryza glaberrima chromosome 8, OglaRS2, whole genome shotgun sequence, the following are encoded in one genomic region:
- the LOC127782348 gene encoding probable arabinosyltransferase ARAD1 isoform X1, whose translation MKKRTKKTERRQRHASQHRPVKKTMALTRRLLIDLSSRRRLFNAGKFSTTHKKKPVLHEAVSLAGFLRCSRALVSWMVAERKMQPSPAVPPAAEHRRRALLRYVVFLAVSLLAFSCWALVSSRIDGAVLAATAGGEHDDNDGIIVRSSTQAEMPASGGNATSRGAVEVGVGTPAAMITRQPSSGETTTTAASAATCDAESALLRVYLYDLPPEFHFGMLGWDGKAAGAAWPDVAGDPRAVPRYPGGLNLQHSVEYWLTLDILSSTTSGDHRRRRPCTAVRVTNASLADVFLVPFFASLSYNRQSKPPHRGHGSGGRSDRQLQGELVRYLARREEWRRWGGADHLVVPHHPNSMMDARRRLSAAMFVLSDFGRYPPDVANLRKDVIAPYKHVVPSLGDSDSPGFEQRPILAYFHGAIHRKNGGRVRQRLYQLIKDEKDVHFTYGSVRQNGIRRATKGMASSKFCLNIAGDTPSSNRLFDAIVSHCVPVIISDDIELPFEDVLDYSDFCVFVRASDAVKRGFLLHLLRGISQEEWTAMWRRLKEVAHHFEYQYPSQPGDAVQMIWGAVARKMHLVKLQLHKRGRYQRTLSES comes from the exons atgaaaaaaagaacaaaaaaaacagaacGAAGACAGCGGCATGCATCGCAGCATAGGCCGGTCAAGAAGACGATGGCCCTGACGAGGCGCCTCCTCATCGATCTTTCGTCAAGACGCCGCCTTTTCAACGCCGGCAAATTCTCCACCACGCACAAGAAGAAACCAGTGCTCCATGAAG CGGTGAGTTTGGCTGGATTCTTGCGCTGCTCGCGCGCGCTGGTGTCGTGGATGGTGGCGGAGAGGAAGATGCAGCCATCGCCGGcggtgccgccggcggcggagcaccGGAGGCGGGCGCTGCTGCGCTACGTGGTGTTCCTCGCGGtctccctcctcgccttctcctGCTGGGCTCTCGTCAGCTCGCGGATCGACGGCGCCGTCCTCGCGGcgaccgccggcggcgagcatgaCGACAACGATGGCATTATTGTTAGAAGCAGCACCCAAGCGGAGATGCCAGCGAGCGGCGGGAACGCGACGTcgcgcggcgccgtcgaggtGGGTGTGGGTACTCCGGCGGCGATGATCACCCGGCAGCCGTCGTCgggagagacgacgacgacggcggcgtcggcggcgacgtgcgACGCGGAGAGCGCGCTGCTGAGGGTGTACCTCTACGACCTCCCGCCGGAGTTCCACTTCGGCATGCTGGGGTGGGACGGcaaggcggccggcgcggcgtggccggacgtggccggCGACCCGCGCGCCGTGCCGCGCTACCCGGGCGGCCTGAACCTGCAGCACAGCGTCGAGTACTGGCTCACCCTGGacatcctctcctccaccacctccggcgaccaccgccgccgccgtccgtgcaCCGCCGTGAGGGTGACGAACGCGAGCCTTGCCGACGTGTTCCTGGTGCCGTTCTTCGCGTCGCTGAGCTACAACCGGCAGTCGAAGCCGCCGCACCGCGGCCatgggagcggcggccggagcgacAGGCAGCTGCAGGGCGAGCTGGTGAGGTACCTGGCGAGGCgggaggagtggcggcggtggggcggcgcGGACCACCTCGTCGTGCCGCACCACCCGAACAGCATGATGGACGCCCGGCGGCGGCTCAGCGCCGCCATGTTCGTCCTCTCCGACTTCGGCAGGTACCCGCCGGACGTCGCCAACCTGAGGAAGGACGTGATCGCGCCGTACAAGCACGTCGTCCCCTCCCTCGGCGACAGCGACTCGCCGGGGTTCGAGCAGCGCCCCATCCTCGCTTACTTCCATGGCGCCATTCATAGGAAAAAT GGTGGAAGGGTTCGTCAGAGGCTGTACCAGCTGATCAAGGACGAGAAGGACGTCCACTTCACCTACGGCAGCGTCCGTCAGAACGGCATCAGGCGCGCCACCAAGGGGATGGCCTCCTCCAAGTTCTGCCTCAACATCGCCGGCGACACCCCCTCCTCCAACCGCCTCTTCGACGCCATCGTCAGCCACTGCGTCCCCGTGATCATCAGCGACGACATCGAGCTCCCCTTCGAGGACGTCCTCGACTACTCCGACTTCTGCGTGTTCGTCCGCGCCTCCGACGCCGTCAAGAGGGGCTTCCTGCTGCATCTCCTCAGGGGGATCTCCCAGGAAGAATGGACGGCAATGTGGAGGAGGCTGAAGGAGGTTGCACACCACTTCGAGTACCAGTACCCTTCGCAGCCTGGTGACGCTGTTCAGATGATCTGGGGAGCTGTAGCTCGGAAGATGCATTTGGTGAAGCTGCAACTTCACAAGCGTGGTAGATATCAGAGGACACTTTCTGAATCATAA
- the LOC127782348 gene encoding probable arabinosyltransferase ARAD1 isoform X2 codes for MVAERKMQPSPAVPPAAEHRRRALLRYVVFLAVSLLAFSCWALVSSRIDGAVLAATAGGEHDDNDGIIVRSSTQAEMPASGGNATSRGAVEVGVGTPAAMITRQPSSGETTTTAASAATCDAESALLRVYLYDLPPEFHFGMLGWDGKAAGAAWPDVAGDPRAVPRYPGGLNLQHSVEYWLTLDILSSTTSGDHRRRRPCTAVRVTNASLADVFLVPFFASLSYNRQSKPPHRGHGSGGRSDRQLQGELVRYLARREEWRRWGGADHLVVPHHPNSMMDARRRLSAAMFVLSDFGRYPPDVANLRKDVIAPYKHVVPSLGDSDSPGFEQRPILAYFHGAIHRKNGGRVRQRLYQLIKDEKDVHFTYGSVRQNGIRRATKGMASSKFCLNIAGDTPSSNRLFDAIVSHCVPVIISDDIELPFEDVLDYSDFCVFVRASDAVKRGFLLHLLRGISQEEWTAMWRRLKEVAHHFEYQYPSQPGDAVQMIWGAVARKMHLVKLQLHKRGRYQRTLSES; via the exons ATGGTGGCGGAGAGGAAGATGCAGCCATCGCCGGcggtgccgccggcggcggagcaccGGAGGCGGGCGCTGCTGCGCTACGTGGTGTTCCTCGCGGtctccctcctcgccttctcctGCTGGGCTCTCGTCAGCTCGCGGATCGACGGCGCCGTCCTCGCGGcgaccgccggcggcgagcatgaCGACAACGATGGCATTATTGTTAGAAGCAGCACCCAAGCGGAGATGCCAGCGAGCGGCGGGAACGCGACGTcgcgcggcgccgtcgaggtGGGTGTGGGTACTCCGGCGGCGATGATCACCCGGCAGCCGTCGTCgggagagacgacgacgacggcggcgtcggcggcgacgtgcgACGCGGAGAGCGCGCTGCTGAGGGTGTACCTCTACGACCTCCCGCCGGAGTTCCACTTCGGCATGCTGGGGTGGGACGGcaaggcggccggcgcggcgtggccggacgtggccggCGACCCGCGCGCCGTGCCGCGCTACCCGGGCGGCCTGAACCTGCAGCACAGCGTCGAGTACTGGCTCACCCTGGacatcctctcctccaccacctccggcgaccaccgccgccgccgtccgtgcaCCGCCGTGAGGGTGACGAACGCGAGCCTTGCCGACGTGTTCCTGGTGCCGTTCTTCGCGTCGCTGAGCTACAACCGGCAGTCGAAGCCGCCGCACCGCGGCCatgggagcggcggccggagcgacAGGCAGCTGCAGGGCGAGCTGGTGAGGTACCTGGCGAGGCgggaggagtggcggcggtggggcggcgcGGACCACCTCGTCGTGCCGCACCACCCGAACAGCATGATGGACGCCCGGCGGCGGCTCAGCGCCGCCATGTTCGTCCTCTCCGACTTCGGCAGGTACCCGCCGGACGTCGCCAACCTGAGGAAGGACGTGATCGCGCCGTACAAGCACGTCGTCCCCTCCCTCGGCGACAGCGACTCGCCGGGGTTCGAGCAGCGCCCCATCCTCGCTTACTTCCATGGCGCCATTCATAGGAAAAAT GGTGGAAGGGTTCGTCAGAGGCTGTACCAGCTGATCAAGGACGAGAAGGACGTCCACTTCACCTACGGCAGCGTCCGTCAGAACGGCATCAGGCGCGCCACCAAGGGGATGGCCTCCTCCAAGTTCTGCCTCAACATCGCCGGCGACACCCCCTCCTCCAACCGCCTCTTCGACGCCATCGTCAGCCACTGCGTCCCCGTGATCATCAGCGACGACATCGAGCTCCCCTTCGAGGACGTCCTCGACTACTCCGACTTCTGCGTGTTCGTCCGCGCCTCCGACGCCGTCAAGAGGGGCTTCCTGCTGCATCTCCTCAGGGGGATCTCCCAGGAAGAATGGACGGCAATGTGGAGGAGGCTGAAGGAGGTTGCACACCACTTCGAGTACCAGTACCCTTCGCAGCCTGGTGACGCTGTTCAGATGATCTGGGGAGCTGTAGCTCGGAAGATGCATTTGGTGAAGCTGCAACTTCACAAGCGTGGTAGATATCAGAGGACACTTTCTGAATCATAA
- the LOC127783292 gene encoding ATP-dependent 6-phosphofructokinase 5, chloroplastic-like, whose amino-acid sequence MAVSLKSSGSFCSTPPQWLHSTRDRILYGYSHSNAKECTCKKTKRPAPLCVKATSTKVELDFNDPSWKQKFQEDWDKRFNLPRITDIYDLKPRPTTFSLKKNRSPAGDENGTPMDKWNGYVNSDDRALLKVIKYSSPNSAGAECIDPDCSWVEQWVHRAGPRKEIYYEPEEVKAAIVTCGGLCPGLNDVIRQIVFTLETYGVKNIVGIPFGYRGFFEKGLKEMPLSRHLVENINLAGGSFLGVSRGGAKTSEIVDSIQARRIDMLFVLGGNGTHAGANAIHEECRKRKLKVSVVAVPKTIDNDILLMDKTFGFDTAVEEAQRAINSAYIEARSAYHGIGLVKLMGRSSGFIAMHASLSSGQVDVCLIPEVPFTLDGEYGVLRHLEHLLKTKGFCVVCVAEAAGQELLQKSGATDASGNVILSDIGVHMQQKIKMHFKDIGVPADVKYIDPTYMVRACRANASDAILCTVLGQNAVHGAFAGFSGITSCICNTHYVYLPITEVITAPKRVNPNSRMWHRCLTSTGQPDFH is encoded by the exons ATGGCTGTTTCTTTAAAATCAAGTGGCAGTTTTTGTAGCACACCGCCTCAGTGGCTGCATTCAACAAGGGATCGAATTTTATACGGTTATTCTCATTCAAATGCCAAAGAGTGCACttgcaagaaaacaaaaaggcCTGCTCCACTGTGTGTTAAAGCTACTTCCACGAAAGTGGAATTAGATTTCAATGATCCATCTTGGAAGCAGAAGTTTCAGGAAGACTGGGATAAACGTTTTAATTTGCCACGTATTACAGACATATATGATTTGAAACCAAGGCCAACCACATTCTCACTCAAGAAaaacag AAGTCCTGCAGGTGATGAAAATGGTACACCTATGGATAAATGGAATGGTTATGTGAACAGCGATGATCGAGCACTTTTGAAG GTGATAAAGTATTCCTCGCCTAACTCTGCTGGAGCAGAGTGCATTGATCCTGACTGTAGCTGGGTGGAACAATG GGTACATCGTGCAGGCCCTCGTAAGGAGATATACTATGAACCAGAGGAAGTAAAAGCTGCCATAGTTACTTGTGGAGGGCTCTGCCCTGGTTTGAATGATGTCATCAGACAG ATAGTATTCACTCTAGAGACCTATGGGGTTAAGAATATTGTTGGGATTCCATTTGGTTATCGTGGATTTTTTGAAAAGGGCCTAAAAGAAATGCCA CTTTCACGTCATCTGGTGGAGAACATAAATCTTGCTGGTGGAAGTTTTCTAGGAGTCTCTCGTGGAGGAGCTAAAACTAGTGAGATTGTAGATAGTATACAG GCCAGAAGAATTGATATGCTTTTCGTGCTTGGAGGAAATGGTACCCATGCAGGAGCAAATGCTATCCATGAAGAG TGCCGGAAGAGAAAGCTAAAAGTTTCAGTTGTAGCAGTTCCAAAGACCATCGACAATGATATACTTTTGATGGACAAGACATTTGGTTTCGATACGGCTGTTGAAGAAGCTCAGCGGGCCATTAATTCTGCATATATAGAG GCACGAAGCGCATACCATGGCATTGGTTTGGTCAAATTAATGGGAAGAAGCAGTGGCTTCATTGCAATGCATGCTTCCCTTTCAAGTGGGCAGGTTGATGTCTGTTTAATACCAGAG GTTCCTTTCACGCTTGATGGAGAATATGGTGTTCTACGACACCTTGAGCATTTGTTAAAGACCAAAGGATTCTGTGTTGTTTGTGTTGCTGAAGCTGCAGGACAA GAGTTATTACAAAAATCAGGTGCAACAGATGCATCTGGAAATGTGATACTTAGTGACATCGGTGTTCATATGCAACAGAAG ATTAAGATGCATTTCAAGGACATTGGTGTTCCTGCTGATGTAAAATACATTGATCCGACATATATGGTTCGGGCATGTCGTGCCAATGCATCTGATGCAATTTTGTGCACTGTACTTGGACAAAATGCT GTCCATGGAGCATTTGCTGGGTTCAGTGGCATCACTTCTTGCATCTGCAACACGCACTACGTCTACCTCCCCATCACAGAAGTCATAACAGCACCGAAGCGCGTGAACCCTAATAGCAGGATGTGGCACCGTTGCCTAACGTCCACTGGCCAGCCTGATTTCCATTGA